In the genome of Jaculus jaculus isolate mJacJac1 chromosome 11, mJacJac1.mat.Y.cur, whole genome shotgun sequence, the window acaaaaaatatttcaaaatataattatttgagatagatagttGTTTATAAACTATTACCTATAGTcaaatttcttgtttcttttgccTTAATCATAATTTCTTAAAGTTCATTATTTAAATGTCCTGCTCTATACATTTctcaattaatattttaaaaagtcattagtGTCTTCATTTAGTTCATCGTGGGCTCTTTAAGATGTTCTTGACTCTCATTTGGAAGGTTACCACTGCTGGCATCTTGGTATGAGCAGAAATTATTGATACAGCTCacttagatattttatttgtattaatatctgacaggataagaACAATGCAGTTACTGCACTATTTCGTAAACAAAAGTGGATAATCCAAATGTCTTCAGtgctgacaagaaaaaaaaagtctgaagacAATGGTATTTAGGGTTCTTCATCCTTCTAGTCCAGGAATTTACTGGAGTGAGAGAAAGCACACCTCTTCATTGTTCCTCAGAGGCACTGGCTGCTTTTTTGTCAGTATGCTCgaacttctcttttctctctgctttcctcaGATGAGCTTCCTACCTGGAGACGTCTTCCAAGCAAGTACCTACCAGGAGTCAGATGGCCATATGGCCAgtaaaatggccaaaaatgaAAACGGTGGTTGCAGTTCAGAGGATGGAAAGGACTGCCCGGAAACCTAGGGAAGACTCTGGGCCTTCCTTGTGGAAAAACATGAAAGGTATATGTGGGTGCCCTTGTGATATGCTGGACTCTTGTTACTGGCTTCCTTGTGGTGGGCGGAGGTGTGAGTGTAAAGATCTGGCAGTCCGTAGGGTTTGCATTATTTTGTGAGCTTCCAGGAGGGGTGACTACTTCTTGTCCTGTGgtgaggaaaatgcaaattaagaaaCAGGCCTAGTTACAGAAGTAGAGGGAGTTGGAGTTCTTAGGCTGAAGTGAGCAGGGGGGTCAAAGAATGTTGTCTGATGTACAGTACACATTCAGTAAGTGTTAACTACTGCTATTAATTATGGATGTTATAGAAAGATTCTAGTCATATGAACCCCATGTCTTAAGTCTGTCTGGCTTCATTTTACACATGACCTCTGCATTGAGGATAGGACCAGATGATAGAGATGTTGTAAGCTGAGGACCTCCATGAAGACAAGGGGGTTTTGACTCTGCTGGTTTTCTCAGCAGTGGGAATAGTTCCCACTGGGTCTATAGTGGTGCTTAGTGAATGTTTGGTGGACTCAATCAATGCCTACACAGATATTGTGTGTTCTGTctgtatattttaaattgtttgttttttcgaggtagggtcttgctctagcccaggctgacctggaattcactaggtagtcttaggctgaccttgaactcatatggatcctcctacctctgcccaacacccgagtgctgaaattaaaggcatgccactatacctggcttttaacatttttttatttatttgcaagcagagagagacaaagaaagggatagagagagaataggcacaccagggcctctagctgcagcaGAGGaatttaattccagatgcatgcattttgtgcaactgcctttaaatgggtactggggaaaggaatccagattgttaggctttgcaggcaagtgccttaaccatggaacaatctctccagccctctgtctgaCTTTTTGTGGTACTTGGTGAGTATTTAATTTCAGTCTTAAAACAtttgcaaaaataatttaaatttaaaattatagtatgacaaaaaaaagccaaaatcctGCTTGGAGTGTGAACATCAATTTTAAATGGGTTTATTATAGTCTAGACATGAAATTCATAGCATGCCAACaactaacatttttttctttttttggaagaAAGGGTAATGATGATAAGATCTGTTTTATGATTACCTGTGCTGTGTGGTTATTTGGGTAGACAATAGCTGGTTTGTAGTGAGCTACCCAATTTTAGAGAAGAAAGCTCTGTATTTGATGTTGGTAGAAATGCCTTCCTTACATCGTGCAGGGAATCTTAGACAAACTCGTATGTCCTTGTAGAAGTGAACTACAAAGAGATACCAGGCCTGTGATTAACTTAGAATGACTATACTTAATTCATTTTGTAGACTCAGAACAAatgactattctttttttaaatttatttatttgagagcgacagacacagagagaaagacagatagagggagagagagagaatgggcacgccagggcttccagcctctgcaaacgaactccagacgcgtgcgcccccttgtgcatctggctaacgtgggacctggggaactgagcctcgaactggggtccttaggcttcacaggcaagtgcttaactgctaagccatctctccagccccaaatgactATTCTTTAAAATCTTTCATCTAG includes:
- the Odaph gene encoding odontogenesis associated phosphoprotein codes for the protein MAPGLRFSCWWLFVCWLVATVAEGQEVVTPPGSSQNNANPTDCQIFTLTPPPTTRKPVTRVQHITRAPTYTFHVFPRRRLQVGSSSEESREKREVRAY